The following proteins are encoded in a genomic region of Flammeovirga pectinis:
- a CDS encoding class I SAM-dependent methyltransferase produces MTNIDNWDTSLYESKHAFVFDYGEDVVRLLQPKEEERILDLGCGSGQLTNMISKSVKEVIGIDSSAEMIQQAKENYPSINFYQKDATAFKFYQKFDAIFSNATLHWIKDYHFCIQSMYSNLKEGGRIVVEFGGKGNIEKIEKALKKVLLKYGYIDQSEFEQWFFPSIGEYSLALEKVGFKVTFAEHFDRPTKLEDTENGIKDLLKMFGKNFLVGVLESEVDLILNEVQESLRKDLFVDNEWFADYKRIRIVATKEVI; encoded by the coding sequence ATGACTAACATTGATAACTGGGATACCTCATTGTATGAAAGCAAACATGCATTTGTTTTCGATTATGGAGAAGATGTGGTTCGTTTACTTCAGCCCAAAGAAGAAGAAAGAATTTTAGATTTAGGATGCGGATCTGGTCAGCTTACCAACATGATCAGTAAATCTGTAAAAGAAGTAATTGGTATAGATTCTTCTGCTGAAATGATACAGCAGGCAAAAGAAAACTACCCTTCAATTAATTTTTATCAAAAAGACGCTACAGCCTTTAAATTCTACCAAAAGTTTGATGCAATTTTCTCGAATGCCACATTACATTGGATTAAAGATTATCATTTCTGTATTCAATCTATGTACTCCAATTTAAAAGAAGGAGGCAGAATTGTAGTAGAATTTGGAGGAAAAGGGAACATAGAAAAGATAGAAAAAGCACTTAAAAAAGTATTGTTGAAATATGGTTATATAGACCAATCTGAATTTGAACAATGGTTTTTTCCTTCAATTGGAGAATACAGTTTAGCCCTAGAAAAAGTAGGTTTTAAAGTAACTTTTGCAGAACATTTTGATAGACCCACAAAGCTAGAAGATACGGAGAACGGGATAAAAGATTTACTGAAGATGTTTGGTAAAAACTTTCTTGTTGGAGTATTAGAATCTGAAGTAGATTTAATATTAAATGAGGTGCAAGAGTCTTTAAGAAAAGATTTGTTTGTTGATAATGAGTGGTTTGCTGATTATAAAAGAATAAGAATTGTAGCCACAAAAGAAGTAATATAA
- a CDS encoding lysophospholipid acyltransferase family protein translates to MFFIRFISRLPFPLVYLLSNCIAFVMGSFMRYRRSVIMENLSICFPEKTLLEKYVIQKKFYRNLSDVGLETIKSMTMSVEDMKKRVRIKNLELLKNYIDKKQPLILLTGHICNWEWQLAGIASHLNIPIGAVYKPLASDFSEKMMLEIRARFGGYPVPMANTMREILIRKKKGDMFFFGLVADQSPPGYDKKKEWVNFFGKESAFFAGPEKITEYMNFPVVYSKITRRKRGYYDIEILPVYDGKEYQKGTHQILNKFTSLLEENIKLAPSNWLWSHKRWKYSK, encoded by the coding sequence ATGTTTTTTATACGATTTATCTCAAGGCTCCCCTTTCCTTTAGTATATCTTTTATCAAATTGCATTGCTTTTGTAATGGGTTCTTTTATGCGTTATAGAAGAAGTGTAATAATGGAAAATTTAAGTATTTGTTTTCCTGAAAAAACACTATTAGAAAAATATGTCATACAGAAAAAATTCTATAGAAATTTATCAGATGTCGGTTTAGAGACAATCAAAAGCATGACAATGTCTGTTGAAGACATGAAAAAAAGAGTACGAATTAAAAACTTAGAATTACTCAAAAATTATATTGATAAAAAACAACCCTTAATATTATTGACAGGTCATATTTGTAATTGGGAATGGCAATTAGCAGGAATAGCATCTCATTTAAATATTCCAATTGGTGCTGTTTATAAACCTTTAGCAAGTGATTTTTCTGAAAAAATGATGTTAGAGATTCGAGCAAGGTTTGGAGGATATCCTGTTCCTATGGCAAATACAATGAGAGAAATTTTGATTCGCAAAAAGAAAGGTGATATGTTTTTCTTTGGATTAGTAGCAGATCAATCCCCTCCAGGCTATGATAAAAAGAAAGAATGGGTAAATTTTTTTGGTAAGGAAAGTGCATTCTTTGCAGGCCCAGAAAAAATAACCGAATATATGAATTTCCCTGTGGTTTATTCAAAAATTACAAGAAGAAAAAGAGGGTATTATGATATAGAAATACTACCTGTTTATGATGGGAAAGAATATCAAAAAGGAACACATCAGATACTAAATAAGTTTACTTCTCTTTTAGAGGAAAACATTAAATTAGCACCATCAAATTGGTTATGGTCGCATAAAAGATGGAAGTATTCCAAGTAG
- a CDS encoding sulfatase-like hydrolase/transferase produces MASIRLLFILSLLFTACTQKAEDDLSEIIEEVEDEIVVEDSIADNIEEDIVIHSNPNILLVLIDDIGKDALSTYSEGVTYANTPTLDSIANSGLLFNNMWVNPACSPTRASLITGKYPSNNGVLAVSEVLSSSETTLHKYIRDNTNDTYSTALIGKWHLSGLRNMDSPLNYGVDYYMGTMEGGTSSYYDWELSDGENTTAIEDTYITTKFTDLAIDWIDEQEQPWFLWLAYTAPHTPFHAPPSNLHYQGTLTDNQSTIDANPLPYYLASIEALDTELSRLLSTIPDLENTVIIILGDNGVDAQVAQTPYEQGQVKGSLHEGGINTPFFISGPSIRIGTDNGMHNVTDLFTTIGNIAGVSTTSIHDSQSFYQNLVDDTPSDRSFNYSETTNGYTVYNGTYKYMLTEQGNEKFFDLSEDPYESINYIRRTMTTEQTTAKDKLIVIGDSIRNANILF; encoded by the coding sequence ATGGCTAGTATAAGATTACTTTTTATCCTTTCGTTACTTTTTACAGCTTGTACTCAAAAAGCTGAAGATGATCTTTCTGAAATTATTGAAGAAGTGGAAGATGAAATTGTTGTAGAAGATTCTATAGCTGATAACATCGAAGAAGATATTGTTATTCACTCCAATCCAAATATATTATTAGTACTAATTGATGACATTGGGAAAGATGCCTTAAGCACTTATTCTGAAGGAGTAACTTACGCAAATACTCCTACTTTAGACTCTATTGCTAATTCTGGTTTATTATTTAATAATATGTGGGTAAACCCTGCTTGTTCTCCTACTAGAGCCTCATTAATTACTGGTAAATACCCTTCTAATAATGGTGTTTTAGCTGTTAGTGAAGTATTGTCTTCTTCAGAAACTACTCTTCATAAATACATAAGAGACAATACAAACGATACTTATAGTACTGCTTTAATTGGAAAGTGGCATTTATCTGGTTTAAGAAATATGGATAGTCCTTTAAACTATGGTGTTGATTATTATATGGGTACAATGGAAGGTGGCACGAGTAGTTATTACGATTGGGAATTATCTGATGGTGAAAATACAACTGCTATTGAAGATACTTATATTACTACTAAATTTACAGATTTAGCAATTGATTGGATTGATGAACAAGAACAACCTTGGTTTTTATGGCTTGCCTATACGGCTCCTCATACTCCCTTTCATGCTCCCCCATCTAATTTACATTATCAAGGTACATTAACGGATAATCAAAGTACTATAGATGCTAACCCTCTCCCTTATTATTTAGCAAGTATAGAGGCTTTAGATACAGAACTTTCTAGACTATTGTCTACTATTCCAGATTTAGAAAATACAGTTATAATTATTTTAGGAGACAATGGTGTAGACGCTCAAGTTGCACAAACTCCTTACGAACAAGGACAAGTAAAAGGCAGTTTACATGAAGGCGGAATTAATACACCATTTTTCATTTCTGGACCTTCTATAAGAATTGGCACAGACAATGGTATGCATAATGTGACAGATCTTTTTACTACAATCGGAAACATAGCTGGTGTTTCTACTACATCAATTCATGATAGTCAATCGTTCTATCAAAACCTTGTAGATGACACCCCTTCGGATAGAAGTTTTAATTATTCTGAAACAACCAATGGATACACTGTTTACAACGGTACGTATAAATACATGCTTACTGAACAGGGAAATGAGAAGTTCTTTGATCTTTCTGAAGACCCTTACGAAAGTATAAATTATATAAGAAGAACCATGACAACAGAGCAAACAACAGCAAAAGATAAATTAATAGTAATTGGTGATTCTATTAGAAATGCCAATATTCTATTTTAA
- a CDS encoding FKBP-type peptidyl-prolyl cis-trans isomerase has translation MKATKDKVVSLVYKLTSENAEGELLQSVEKEEAFDFLFGHMDVLPDFEAQLEGKEAGYKFSFGISKDDAYGDIQEQAVIKIPKEVFNIEDKVEQDELLQVGNVLPMVGPDEMPMEGEVKEVHEDHVVMDFNHPLSGINLYFTGEILDVRDATKEELEEAVNVENVDGVEGLDL, from the coding sequence ATGAAAGCAACAAAAGATAAAGTAGTCTCTTTAGTTTATAAATTGACGAGCGAAAATGCGGAAGGCGAACTTTTACAAAGCGTAGAAAAAGAAGAAGCATTTGACTTTTTATTCGGACATATGGATGTTCTTCCTGATTTCGAAGCACAATTAGAAGGTAAAGAAGCAGGATATAAATTCTCATTTGGAATCTCTAAAGATGATGCTTACGGAGATATTCAAGAACAAGCAGTAATTAAGATTCCTAAAGAAGTCTTTAATATTGAAGATAAGGTTGAACAAGACGAATTATTACAAGTTGGTAATGTTTTACCAATGGTAGGTCCTGATGAAATGCCAATGGAAGGTGAAGTGAAAGAAGTACATGAAGACCATGTAGTTATGGACTTTAACCACCCATTATCTGGTATTAACTTATACTTTACAGGAGAAATTCTTGATGTAAGAGATGCTACGAAAGAAGAGCTTGAAGAAGCAGTTAATGTAGAAAATGTAGATGGTGTTGAAGGTTTAGACTTATAA
- a CDS encoding FKBP-type peptidyl-prolyl cis-trans isomerase: MGELKITDGLVVSMTYKLYENDANGKFIEEAPKEDPFLFFVGAGGVLPKFEAALLGKKEGEKFQLSLKANDAYGQIVEDYRNVKVDKNAFGFADKEEEEAMLQMGHILSVADQDGDVYDGLITSIGKKDVTMDLNHDLAGKDLFFDGEIIEVREPTKEEEDFDGEGVEIMPSK, translated from the coding sequence ATGGGAGAATTAAAAATTACAGATGGGCTTGTTGTTTCTATGACGTACAAATTGTACGAGAACGATGCAAACGGTAAGTTTATAGAAGAGGCACCTAAAGAAGATCCTTTCTTGTTCTTTGTAGGAGCAGGTGGTGTATTACCAAAGTTTGAGGCTGCTCTACTTGGTAAAAAGGAAGGTGAGAAATTTCAATTATCACTCAAAGCAAATGATGCTTATGGACAGATAGTTGAAGATTACAGAAATGTAAAAGTAGATAAAAATGCTTTTGGATTTGCTGATAAGGAAGAAGAAGAAGCAATGTTACAGATGGGACATATTCTTTCTGTTGCAGATCAAGATGGAGATGTATATGATGGCTTAATTACTAGTATTGGTAAAAAAGATGTTACTATGGATCTAAATCATGATTTAGCAGGTAAAGATCTGTTTTTTGATGGAGAAATTATCGAAGTTCGCGAACCAACAAAAGAAGAAGAAGATTTTGATGGTGAGGGAGTAGAAATTATGCCTTCAAAATAA
- a CDS encoding YwbE family protein: MDGKKRSNIKIGGHVNIVLKEDQRTGDLTEGFVDKILTKSPNHPHGIKVRLETGEVGRVKQILEDGEF; the protein is encoded by the coding sequence ATGGACGGAAAGAAAAGAAGTAACATCAAAATAGGCGGTCATGTAAATATCGTCTTAAAAGAAGATCAACGTACAGGAGATCTTACAGAAGGTTTTGTAGACAAAATACTTACAAAATCTCCTAATCACCCTCATGGTATCAAGGTTCGTTTAGAAACTGGAGAAGTTGGCAGGGTAAAACAAATTTTGGAAGACGGAGAATTTTAA
- a CDS encoding DEAD/DEAH box helicase, whose product MKFEKYNISASLKKSLAEKGFKKPTDIQFKSIPPILKGEDVLAIAQTGTGKTAAFAIPIMETLLNKPYKGKNKRHIRCLVMAPTRELAIQITEVFESLGQYTKLNILCIYGGVEQESQIKRLNEGVDILIATPGRMFDLNYQGHVDLSKTEILVLDEADHMLEKGFLKDIQDVIRLLPKYRQTLFFSATIDEAIKKLAYSLVRNAIRIQISPKDPVSKNVRHGVGFVDMDDKRFFLEKIAKEHPDEKILVFVRTQVRAERVFKAMERVDLKTVTIHGGKDQKERAEAMRLYKTGEIKILIATDVSARGIDIPNVQYVINYDMPDVPENYVHRVGRTGRGVEKGDAISFCSDGEKELLQEIEEFMDKKIAVVEIARGDYANIVGFSEQKSTDWKTVMKEIAHDKEEYKKIKSKAVRKKAKKKAKKK is encoded by the coding sequence ATGAAGTTTGAAAAGTATAATATCTCTGCAAGTTTAAAGAAAAGCTTAGCAGAAAAAGGGTTTAAAAAACCTACAGATATTCAGTTTAAATCTATTCCTCCTATTTTAAAAGGAGAGGATGTTTTGGCTATTGCGCAAACAGGTACTGGTAAAACAGCGGCGTTTGCTATTCCGATAATGGAAACGTTGTTGAATAAACCTTATAAAGGCAAGAATAAAAGACATATTCGTTGCTTAGTAATGGCACCTACCCGTGAGTTGGCTATTCAAATAACAGAGGTGTTTGAATCTTTGGGGCAATATACAAAGCTAAATATTCTATGTATCTACGGTGGTGTAGAACAAGAATCTCAGATTAAGCGATTGAATGAAGGCGTAGATATATTGATAGCTACACCGGGTAGAATGTTCGATTTAAATTATCAGGGTCATGTTGATTTAAGTAAAACAGAAATTCTAGTTTTAGATGAGGCTGACCATATGTTGGAAAAAGGATTCTTGAAAGACATCCAAGATGTAATTCGTCTCCTTCCAAAATACCGTCAAACCTTGTTTTTCTCTGCAACAATTGATGAGGCAATTAAAAAATTAGCTTATTCATTGGTTAGAAATGCAATTCGTATCCAAATTTCACCAAAAGATCCCGTCTCTAAAAATGTTAGACACGGTGTTGGTTTTGTGGATATGGACGATAAACGTTTCTTTTTAGAGAAGATTGCTAAAGAACATCCTGATGAAAAAATATTAGTATTTGTTCGTACTCAAGTACGTGCAGAACGTGTATTTAAAGCTATGGAGAGGGTTGACTTGAAAACAGTTACTATCCATGGTGGTAAAGATCAGAAAGAGCGTGCAGAGGCAATGCGTTTGTATAAAACTGGAGAAATAAAGATACTGATTGCTACAGATGTTTCTGCTAGAGGTATTGATATTCCAAATGTACAATATGTAATTAATTACGATATGCCAGATGTTCCTGAAAACTATGTACACCGTGTTGGTCGTACAGGTAGAGGGGTAGAGAAAGGTGACGCAATATCATTCTGTTCTGATGGTGAAAAAGAACTCCTTCAAGAAATTGAAGAGTTTATGGATAAAAAGATTGCTGTTGTAGAAATAGCTAGAGGAGATTATGCAAATATTGTTGGCTTCTCTGAACAAAAATCTACGGATTGGAAAACAGTAATGAAAGAGATTGCCCACGACAAAGAGGAGTATAAGAAAATCAAGAGTAAGGCAGTCAGAAAGAAGGCAAAGAAAAAAGCTAAGAAAAAATAA
- the hpt gene encoding hypoxanthine phosphoribosyltransferase has protein sequence MAKVTKVLDKEFVPFIGKEQIAERNRQLGAEITKEYQGKDVLMISVLNGSFMFASDLVKEIDLPMDLSFVKYASYEGTESTGKVKQLIGFNAQAVKGKHIVIIEDIVDTGRTMQALIKDLEVMEPASVKVVSLLFKPEALKIPMTIDYVGFEIDPKFVVGYGLDYDGFGRNIPEILVLKDI, from the coding sequence ATGGCTAAAGTCACTAAAGTATTAGATAAAGAATTTGTTCCTTTTATTGGTAAAGAGCAAATAGCAGAACGTAATCGTCAATTAGGAGCTGAAATTACTAAAGAATATCAAGGTAAAGATGTTCTTATGATTAGCGTTTTGAATGGTTCTTTCATGTTCGCATCAGACTTAGTAAAAGAAATTGATCTTCCTATGGATCTATCTTTTGTAAAATATGCTTCTTACGAGGGTACTGAAAGTACTGGAAAAGTAAAACAATTGATTGGCTTTAATGCACAAGCTGTTAAAGGAAAACATATTGTAATTATTGAAGATATTGTTGATACGGGACGTACAATGCAAGCTTTAATAAAAGATCTTGAGGTAATGGAACCTGCTTCTGTAAAAGTAGTTTCTTTATTATTTAAACCTGAAGCTTTAAAAATACCTATGACAATTGATTATGTTGGATTTGAAATTGATCCAAAATTTGTTGTAGGTTACGGATTAGATTACGATGGATTTGGTCGTAATATTCCAGAAATTTTAGTTTTAAAAGATATCTAA
- a CDS encoding DUF4249 family protein, producing MNKYSIFFLLFLISFYSCEEPIVLDLPEGHPRTTIDANVSSSQFISRVILSKSLSFNTVGGFPAIENATVVLDKKNSSESFNFSLQVSNPTGAVYIAPTDMKLINGDSYDFFVYLPGNLAEEDTIYQAEMTVPSKVLIDSIRFVEDDNSFNSYLLRIYFTDIKNIRNFYSWRVSRKRNGNFEELNTSKVPLFSDVGVDGKSVHIEYTQTSFLPTDTLQVHFKSIQNETYEYYVTLNNIIDVSGTNNTVENPPSNFISSAGDLSYGFFSLESVEDSDILVVKDSLL from the coding sequence ATGAACAAGTATTCCATTTTTTTCCTGTTATTCCTTATTTCGTTTTATTCTTGCGAAGAACCAATTGTATTAGATTTACCAGAAGGACATCCAAGAACAACTATAGATGCTAATGTATCGTCGAGTCAGTTTATATCTAGGGTTATCCTTTCAAAAAGTTTATCATTTAATACAGTTGGCGGTTTTCCTGCTATAGAAAATGCAACAGTAGTTCTTGATAAGAAAAATTCTTCGGAAAGTTTTAATTTCTCTTTGCAAGTTTCAAACCCTACTGGAGCTGTCTACATTGCACCTACAGATATGAAATTAATAAATGGAGATTCTTACGATTTCTTCGTTTACTTACCAGGTAATCTTGCTGAAGAAGATACTATATACCAAGCTGAAATGACGGTACCTAGTAAAGTTTTAATTGATTCTATTCGTTTTGTTGAAGATGATAATTCTTTTAATAGTTATTTACTACGTATCTATTTTACTGATATAAAGAACATTAGAAACTTTTACAGTTGGAGGGTGAGCAGAAAAAGAAATGGTAATTTTGAAGAGCTAAATACTTCTAAAGTACCGTTATTTAGTGATGTTGGTGTAGACGGAAAATCTGTACATATAGAATACACACAAACTTCATTTTTACCTACTGATACACTTCAGGTTCATTTTAAATCAATTCAAAATGAAACCTATGAATACTATGTTACTCTTAATAATATCATTGATGTATCTGGAACAAACAATACCGTTGAGAATCCTCCATCAAATTTCATTAGTAGTGCTGGAGACCTTTCTTACGGATTCTTTTCTTTAGAAAGTGTTGAAGACTCTGATATTCTAGTAGTAAAGGACTCTTTGCTCTAA